The following are encoded together in the Pseudomonas sediminis genome:
- a CDS encoding Dps family protein, whose product MEINIGIAEQDRAAIAEGLSRLLADTYTLYLKTHNFHWNVTGPMFNTLHLMFEGQYTELALAVDAIAERIRALGFPAPGTYAAYARLSSIKEEEGVPSADDMIKQLVQGQEAVVRTARGIFPLLDKVSDEPTADLLTQRMQVHEKTAWMLRSLLAA is encoded by the coding sequence ATGGAAATCAATATCGGAATCGCCGAACAGGATCGCGCCGCCATCGCCGAAGGCCTCTCGCGCCTGCTGGCTGACACCTACACCCTGTATCTGAAGACCCATAACTTCCACTGGAACGTCACCGGTCCGATGTTCAACACCCTGCACCTGATGTTCGAAGGTCAGTACACCGAGCTGGCGCTCGCGGTTGACGCTATCGCCGAACGGATCCGGGCACTGGGCTTCCCGGCGCCGGGCACCTACGCCGCCTACGCCCGCCTGTCCTCGATCAAGGAAGAGGAAGGCGTACCCAGCGCCGACGATATGATCAAGCAGTTGGTACAAGGCCAAGAGGCTGTCGTACGCACTGCGCGCGGCATTTTCCCGCTACTGGACAAGGTCAGCGACGAGCCGACTGCCGACCTGCTGACCCAACGCATGCAGGTGCACGAGAAAACCGCGTGGATGCTGCGCAGCCTGCTCGCTGCTTGA